Proteins from a genomic interval of Paenibacillus sp. FSL H8-0048:
- the catA gene encoding type A chloramphenicol O-acetyltransferase has product MIFNLIDRDNWKRQEIFNHYLNQGTTFNLTAEIEISVLYRIIKQQEYKLYPALLFLLTCVVNSNTAFRTGYNSAGELGYWDKVDPLYTIADCVSESFSAIWTAGTNDFTAFHDAYVSDVENYKDSGRLFPKTPIPEHSFSVSMIPWASFTGFNLNISNNRNYLLPIITAGKFRTTGDSISLPLSLQVHHAVCDGYHAGWFMNEVQAMADRAEEWIDGRQ; this is encoded by the coding sequence ATGATTTTTAATCTGATTGATAGAGATAACTGGAAGAGACAAGAGATCTTTAATCATTATCTGAACCAGGGTACGACCTTTAACCTGACAGCAGAAATCGAGATTAGCGTTTTATACCGAATAATAAAACAACAAGAATATAAGCTGTATCCAGCCCTTCTATTCTTATTGACCTGTGTGGTTAACTCCAATACAGCGTTCAGGACAGGGTACAATAGTGCGGGGGAATTAGGGTATTGGGACAAGGTAGACCCGCTGTATACAATTGCCGACTGTGTCTCGGAATCCTTTTCGGCGATTTGGACGGCAGGTACGAATGATTTCACAGCGTTCCATGATGCTTATGTTTCTGATGTGGAGAATTATAAGGATTCGGGGAGATTGTTTCCCAAGACACCTATACCTGAGCATAGCTTTTCTGTATCTATGATTCCGTGGGCATCCTTTACCGGGTTTAACCTGAATATCAGCAACAACAGGAATTACCTTCTGCCCATTATTACAGCCGGAAAATTTAGGACTACAGGTGATTCCATATCCCTGCCGCTGTCGTTGCAAGTCCATCATGCAGTCTGTGACGGCTATCATGCAGGATGGTTCATGAACGAGGTCCAGGCCATGGCAGATCGTGCTGAGGAATGGATTGACGGAAGGCAATAG
- a CDS encoding CynX/NimT family MFS transporter: MRTSPALSSSAADIRSRWMLVTGIICVAAALRAPFTSVGPLLEMIRDDLGLSNTLAGAITTLPLLAFALLSPFAPRLARKLGLPNILVLAMLTLSMGILVRSASGTVTFFAGTAMIGLSIAVCNVLLPGLIKGKFPHRIGLMTGIYTVSMNICAAAASGLSVPLATRAGLGWRGTLALWFMIAALATVFWIPQLKSLGAGQAGTAVSSAARVWRSPLAWQVTLFMGLQSLLYYVLIAWFSVILGERGMSASHAGWILSLMQLAQLPFTFFVPLWVGRMKSQRLPVVITSVLFITGILGVWLGSTALMALWAICIGIAGGFAFGLAMMFFSLRTRTTQEASELSGMAQSAGYLLAAMGPALFGLLHDAAGSWNVPLALLVLASVLLFAAGMGAGRDKYVGDRL, translated from the coding sequence ATGAGGACAAGCCCGGCCTTGTCCTCATCTGCTGCGGATATCCGCAGCCGCTGGATGCTTGTCACCGGAATCATCTGTGTGGCCGCTGCCCTGCGTGCCCCGTTCACTTCCGTCGGACCTCTGCTGGAGATGATCCGGGATGATCTGGGGCTGTCTAATACGCTGGCGGGAGCGATTACGACTTTGCCTTTACTGGCTTTTGCCCTGCTGTCACCGTTCGCGCCCCGGCTTGCCCGCAAGCTGGGACTGCCCAATATCCTGGTGCTGGCCATGCTCACGCTGTCCATGGGAATTCTGGTCCGTTCGGCTTCAGGCACGGTAACCTTCTTCGCAGGTACGGCGATGATCGGTCTGTCGATTGCCGTCTGTAATGTGCTGCTGCCTGGACTGATCAAGGGGAAATTCCCGCACCGCATCGGTCTGATGACCGGAATCTATACCGTGTCTATGAACATATGTGCGGCGGCTGCTTCGGGGCTGAGTGTTCCCTTGGCCACCCGTGCGGGGCTGGGGTGGAGAGGGACGCTGGCGCTCTGGTTCATGATTGCTGCACTGGCTACGGTCTTCTGGATTCCGCAGCTGAAGAGTCTGGGTGCAGGACAGGCAGGCACTGCAGTCTCATCAGCGGCACGGGTCTGGCGCTCCCCGCTCGCCTGGCAGGTTACGCTGTTCATGGGACTGCAATCCCTGCTCTATTATGTGCTGATCGCCTGGTTCTCGGTGATCCTCGGGGAGCGGGGGATGTCTGCCAGCCATGCCGGCTGGATTCTCTCGCTGATGCAGCTGGCCCAGCTGCCGTTCACGTTCTTTGTGCCGCTCTGGGTGGGAAGGATGAAGAGCCAGCGGCTGCCGGTGGTGATTACTTCGGTTCTGTTTATCACTGGCATCCTTGGCGTCTGGTTGGGCAGCACTGCACTAATGGCGTTATGGGCTATCTGCATAGGAATTGCCGGGGGCTTCGCCTTTGGTCTGGCGATGATGTTCTTCAGTCTGCGCACCCGGACTACGCAGGAGGCCAGCGAGCTGTCCGGCATGGCCCAATCGGCGGGGTATCTGCTTGCCGCGATGGGCCCCGCGCTGTTCGGGCTGCTGCATGATGCTGCGGGGAGCTGGAATGTACCGCTTGCGCTGCTTGTTCTAGCCAGTGTGCTGCTGTTCGCAGCGGGTATGGGGGCGGGACGCGACAAGTATGTGGGGGACCGGTTGTGA
- a CDS encoding HD domain-containing protein, whose protein sequence is MNDTELITAAEHFAQEQLGQDTTGHDWFHVSRVRNTAALIAGMEGANVVICTIAALLHDVADEKLNPSKEAGLLKVSVWLDGHLPDEAACKHIMEIIATMSFSGGGGEPMSTLEGQVVQDADRLDALGAIGITRTLVFSGAKGRPVYDPAIPPRDESLQEEYRDYSKGTAVNHFYEKLLKLKDLMNTAYGKQLAEERHQFMLDFLEQFYKEWNQGGTQ, encoded by the coding sequence ATGAATGATACAGAGCTGATCACAGCAGCGGAGCATTTCGCGCAGGAGCAATTAGGCCAGGATACCACCGGACATGACTGGTTTCATGTGAGCCGGGTGCGCAATACCGCAGCCCTGATTGCCGGAATGGAAGGGGCCAATGTGGTGATCTGTACCATAGCCGCCCTGCTGCATGATGTAGCAGATGAGAAGCTGAATCCCTCCAAGGAGGCAGGGCTGCTCAAGGTGAGTGTCTGGCTGGACGGACATCTGCCGGATGAAGCAGCGTGCAAGCATATTATGGAGATTATTGCCACGATGTCCTTCAGCGGCGGCGGGGGCGAACCGATGTCAACGCTGGAAGGGCAGGTTGTCCAGGATGCGGACCGTCTGGATGCGCTGGGGGCGATCGGGATAACGCGTACCCTGGTCTTCTCGGGAGCCAAGGGCCGGCCGGTCTACGATCCGGCGATCCCTCCGCGTGACGAATCGCTGCAGGAGGAATACCGGGACTATTCCAAGGGGACGGCGGTCAATCATTTTTATGAGAAGCTGCTGAAGCTGAAGGATTTGATGAACACCGCGTACGGCAAGCAGCTTGCGGAGGAGCGGCATCAGTTCATGCTGGATTTCCTGGAGCAATTCTATAAGGAATGGAATCAAGGGGGTACACAATGA
- a CDS encoding helix-turn-helix domain-containing protein: protein MAEQLQEHTTRRLLHSLLNIEVVTRSPMGKDQLEVYQEHTLIIVSEGQGWLQAGDRRFSLEKGAGFLIEAGSLNRIQAGEQGISWYRMEFRLIPAGHGRLGTGDKEHEKNMLRPGYLDCRPFSQCALLLDSIYYSFRRPEDIEWFTAQTRFQELLLLIMRANTPVLRAKDDREAVEASIRYMEEHCSEPLSVDQLAEIAGIGRARYTQIFKEITGRMPLEHLNGLRIERAQQQLLLTRDRLHEVALAAGYSNEYYFNRRFKRTVGVTPGQYRSLHQEGVRVFAPFLEDYLLALGITPVVQYCHAQWGKQEYLGLNEVPAFDISSGDWHGLSRYSPELIMLDDGFRRWQLGECSRVAPLFRLPFYQEDWRATLRSAAAVFGRTGQVQEVISEYEQQARQAKRLLSRSVRGQTVALLRISACGVTLYGCEHLGYAAGVLYEDLELGRHPLVQQLTRGQKRVLLSSEELSGLTADHLFIAFDLQEGEGRELLDTPLWRSLPAVRNRCVYEVDFMAWMNYGVLSHQRKIADVLKVLA from the coding sequence ATGGCGGAACAGTTGCAGGAACACACCACGAGAAGGCTGCTCCACAGCCTGTTGAATATAGAAGTGGTTACACGCTCTCCGATGGGGAAGGATCAGCTCGAAGTGTATCAGGAGCATACCTTAATCATTGTGTCCGAAGGGCAGGGTTGGCTGCAGGCAGGGGACAGAAGATTTTCTTTGGAAAAAGGGGCCGGGTTCCTGATCGAAGCCGGATCACTGAACCGGATTCAGGCCGGCGAGCAGGGGATCAGCTGGTACCGGATGGAGTTCAGGCTGATTCCTGCAGGGCACGGCAGGCTTGGTACAGGGGACAAGGAACATGAAAAAAATATGCTCCGCCCCGGATATCTGGACTGCCGCCCGTTCTCACAGTGTGCTCTGCTGCTGGATTCCATCTATTATAGCTTCCGGCGTCCGGAGGATATCGAATGGTTCACGGCTCAGACCCGGTTCCAGGAGCTGCTGCTGTTGATTATGCGGGCGAATACTCCGGTACTGAGGGCTAAGGATGACCGTGAGGCCGTGGAAGCCTCGATCCGCTATATGGAAGAGCATTGCAGTGAACCGTTATCGGTCGATCAGCTGGCTGAGATTGCCGGGATCGGGCGTGCGCGTTATACGCAGATCTTCAAAGAGATTACCGGACGGATGCCCCTGGAACACCTGAACGGGCTGCGTATTGAACGGGCACAGCAGCAGCTTCTGCTGACCCGGGACCGGCTGCATGAGGTTGCCCTGGCTGCGGGCTACAGCAATGAGTATTATTTCAACCGGCGCTTCAAAAGAACGGTAGGGGTGACTCCCGGACAATACAGAAGCCTCCATCAGGAGGGAGTCCGGGTATTTGCCCCTTTTCTGGAGGATTATCTGCTGGCGCTGGGCATCACTCCGGTCGTACAGTATTGCCATGCCCAGTGGGGCAAGCAGGAATACCTTGGGTTGAATGAGGTTCCGGCGTTCGATATCTCAAGCGGAGACTGGCACGGTCTCAGCCGTTACTCGCCTGAGCTGATTATGCTGGATGACGGCTTCCGGCGCTGGCAGCTGGGAGAATGCAGCCGGGTCGCACCGTTGTTCCGGCTCCCGTTCTATCAGGAGGATTGGCGTGCCACGCTCCGCAGCGCTGCGGCCGTCTTTGGGAGAACGGGACAGGTGCAGGAGGTAATCAGCGAATATGAACAACAGGCCCGTCAGGCCAAGCGGCTGCTCAGCCGCAGCGTCCGGGGGCAGACAGTAGCTCTGCTGCGGATTTCCGCCTGTGGGGTTACCCTGTATGGTTGCGAACATCTGGGCTATGCAGCGGGTGTCCTGTATGAAGATCTGGAGCTGGGTCGGCATCCCCTGGTCCAGCAGCTTACCCGCGGGCAGAAGCGTGTACTTCTCAGCAGTGAAGAGCTGTCCGGCTTGACCGCAGATCATTTGTTCATTGCGTTTGACCTTCAGGAAGGGGAGGGGAGGGAGCTGCTGGATACCCCGCTGTGGAGAAGCCTGCCTGCGGTTCGCAACCGTTGTGTGTACGAGGTGGATTTCATGGCCTGGATGAATTACGGAGTCCTGTCGCATCAGCGGAAGATTGCGGATGTGCTGAAGGTATTGGCTTGA
- a CDS encoding ABC transporter substrate-binding protein yields MKNWCRKFIWTAVLILAMSAIAACGTNNKAADSKEVQAGNAAAASAAPAETGGAAASEGATRTVSGEFGEVEIPANPKRVAGIYVEDYLKALGVTPVVQWYHPSWGKQDYLKLDVPEYDIAGSIEALLEKNPDLIIADGGADEARYEQYSKVAPTYRLPEAVLQDSRLILTAVAEALGIPDKAKTVLADYDKKVADGKAALQQALSQEKVAVIRLNVADKTFALFGVKNRYTGMIYDQFGLTPVPMAAEMTDYQAIISEEVIPQLEADHIIIFPDNGGWDSAVNQESIKLLDGPLWKNLPAVKNGNIYRMERSHWQSGGITANQMKLEDLLKAMVK; encoded by the coding sequence ATGAAGAATTGGTGCCGAAAATTCATTTGGACCGCTGTACTTATCCTGGCAATGTCCGCTATCGCAGCTTGCGGTACGAATAATAAGGCTGCGGACAGCAAGGAGGTCCAGGCAGGGAATGCGGCAGCTGCCAGCGCAGCACCTGCGGAGACTGGCGGAGCGGCAGCTTCAGAAGGGGCAACACGGACAGTAAGCGGAGAATTCGGGGAGGTAGAGATTCCGGCGAACCCTAAACGGGTAGCGGGAATCTATGTGGAGGATTATCTGAAGGCGCTCGGCGTTACCCCGGTGGTGCAATGGTATCATCCCAGCTGGGGCAAGCAGGATTATCTGAAGCTGGATGTGCCGGAATACGATATTGCGGGGAGTATTGAAGCCCTGCTTGAGAAAAACCCGGATCTGATCATCGCCGACGGCGGAGCGGATGAAGCGAGGTACGAGCAATATTCCAAGGTTGCGCCCACTTACCGCCTGCCGGAGGCTGTGCTTCAGGATTCGAGATTGATCCTGACAGCTGTTGCAGAGGCGCTGGGCATCCCGGATAAGGCGAAGACTGTGCTGGCGGACTACGACAAGAAGGTGGCGGACGGCAAAGCTGCGCTGCAGCAGGCGCTGAGCCAGGAGAAGGTGGCGGTGATCCGGCTGAATGTTGCGGACAAGACCTTTGCACTTTTTGGAGTCAAAAACCGCTATACCGGCATGATCTATGATCAATTCGGCCTGACACCTGTCCCTATGGCTGCTGAGATGACGGACTATCAGGCGATCATCTCCGAAGAAGTGATCCCGCAGCTTGAGGCGGACCATATCATTATCTTCCCTGACAATGGCGGTTGGGACAGCGCGGTCAACCAGGAATCCATCAAGCTGCTGGACGGGCCACTCTGGAAGAACCTTCCTGCGGTCAAGAACGGTAATATCTACCGGATGGAGCGTTCCCACTGGCAATCCGGGGGGATTACCGCCAACCAGATGAAGCTTGAGGATCTGCTTAAGGCGATGGTGAAGTAA
- a CDS encoding DEAD/DEAH box helicase, which produces MSEVQVKFSDYGLDEEIIRALEALKYTDPTEVQRKVIPVALKAQDLIVKSQTGSGKTAAFAIPLCELADWAENKPQALVLTPTRELAQQVREDITNIGRFKRIKAVALFGKQPFAPQKLELTQKTHVVVGTPGRVFDHIERGTLNLSRIQYLVIDEADEMLSMGFIEQIEKIIKQLPKERVTMLFSATLPEVIKNLCRKYMTDPVDIEIAASGLTTASIEHALIEVVQAAKFGLLSDLLMVENPDSCIIFCRTQEQVNSLFRGMADLDYPVDKIHGGMEQDERFEVMNAFKRGQFRYLIATDVAARGIDIENITHVINYDIPLEKESYVHRTGRTARAGKSGKAITFVTPNEHKWVREIEGYIGFSLPVIKAPSDDAVADAKPAFDQKLGKQQVRKAGKTEVMNQDIMKLYFNGGKKKKLRAVDFVGTIAKLEGITAEDIGIITIQDNVTYVDILNGKGPRVLQTMKETTVKGKLLKCHIAKK; this is translated from the coding sequence ATGAGTGAAGTACAAGTGAAATTTAGTGATTATGGTCTGGATGAGGAGATTATCCGCGCGCTGGAGGCTCTGAAGTACACGGACCCTACAGAGGTGCAGCGGAAGGTTATTCCGGTGGCGCTGAAGGCGCAGGATCTGATCGTCAAGTCCCAGACCGGCAGCGGCAAAACCGCAGCCTTCGCCATCCCGCTCTGCGAGCTGGCCGATTGGGCGGAGAACAAACCCCAGGCGCTCGTGCTGACTCCTACCCGGGAGCTGGCCCAGCAGGTGAGAGAGGATATAACGAACATCGGGCGCTTCAAGCGGATCAAGGCGGTAGCGCTGTTCGGCAAGCAGCCGTTCGCCCCGCAGAAGCTGGAGCTGACCCAGAAGACGCATGTGGTCGTAGGCACACCGGGCCGCGTTTTTGACCATATCGAGCGTGGCACGCTGAACCTGAGCCGGATTCAGTATCTGGTCATTGACGAAGCGGACGAAATGCTCAGCATGGGCTTCATCGAGCAGATCGAGAAGATCATTAAGCAGTTGCCCAAGGAACGTGTAACGATGCTGTTCTCGGCGACGCTGCCGGAAGTGATCAAGAATCTGTGCCGCAAGTATATGACGGACCCCGTGGATATTGAAATTGCGGCCAGCGGCTTGACGACTGCGTCCATTGAACATGCGCTGATTGAGGTTGTACAAGCTGCCAAGTTCGGGCTGCTCAGCGATCTGCTGATGGTGGAGAACCCGGATAGCTGTATTATTTTTTGCCGGACCCAGGAGCAGGTGAATTCCCTCTTCCGCGGGATGGCCGACCTCGACTACCCGGTGGACAAGATCCACGGCGGCATGGAGCAGGACGAGCGGTTCGAGGTGATGAATGCCTTCAAGCGCGGCCAGTTCCGTTATCTGATCGCCACCGACGTTGCGGCCAGAGGCATTGATATCGAGAACATCACCCATGTCATCAACTACGATATCCCGTTGGAAAAAGAGAGCTACGTTCACCGCACCGGCCGCACCGCGCGCGCAGGCAAAAGCGGCAAAGCGATCACCTTCGTGACGCCGAACGAACACAAATGGGTCAGAGAAATCGAAGGCTATATCGGCTTCAGCCTGCCGGTGATAAAGGCTCCTTCAGACGATGCCGTGGCCGATGCCAAACCGGCCTTCGACCAGAAGCTGGGCAAGCAGCAGGTCCGCAAAGCGGGCAAAACCGAGGTCATGAACCAGGATATCATGAAGCTGTATTTCAATGGCGGCAAGAAAAAGAAGCTCCGCGCGGTGGACTTTGTCGGCACCATTGCGAAGCTTGAGGGGATTACAGCTGAGGACATCGGGATCATCACAATTCAGGATAACGTGACCTACGTCGATATTCTGAACGGTAAGGGACCGCGTGTACTCCAGACGATGAAGGAGACCACGGTTAAGGGCAAGCTGCTGAAATGTCATATTGCCAAGAAATAA
- a CDS encoding IS256 family transposase has translation MNILPESSLNNLFEKLVKDFVKDNMERLLRAEIQGFMDSEEAGASNSRNGYYTRDLHTKYGHIEDLQVPRDRQSLFQTQMFEPYQRRDGWLEEAVIQMYKSGMGTRDVARFIESMFGSHYSPTTVSNITATVLDDIHQWQKRPLSKRYSVIYLDGLYVKLKRGTVRGEVVYFAMGIDEEGQRQILGFYVGGQESSNGWREVLKDLYDRGAQEVLLGVFDGLPGLDAAFKETYPQADVQHCVVHKVRATFPKIRMEHKTDVLEALKTVYTAPDEVVARANFDTVKAKWNKLYPKEMRSWEEQLSTLLTFYKYPESIRKAIYTSNPIERMNKEIRKRLKPMNSLTNMDAAEKIVYLEMLEYNERHAGRVAQGFGMDAVKKKLKELFETRYPSLPTPEET, from the coding sequence ATGAATATTTTACCCGAAAGTTCTCTGAATAATCTATTTGAAAAACTTGTTAAAGATTTTGTGAAAGACAACATGGAACGCCTGTTGCGCGCCGAAATCCAGGGGTTTATGGACAGTGAAGAAGCGGGTGCCAGTAATAGTCGTAACGGCTATTATACGCGAGACTTACACACGAAATACGGCCATATCGAGGATCTTCAGGTGCCCCGGGACCGCCAAAGCCTTTTCCAAACGCAGATGTTTGAGCCGTATCAGCGGCGGGACGGATGGTTAGAAGAGGCTGTCATCCAAATGTATAAATCGGGCATGGGCACGCGGGATGTGGCCCGGTTCATTGAAAGTATGTTTGGCAGCCACTACTCCCCCACCACGGTCAGCAATATTACGGCTACGGTGCTGGACGATATCCACCAGTGGCAGAAACGGCCCCTGAGCAAACGGTACTCCGTGATCTACTTGGATGGGCTGTACGTGAAGCTGAAACGGGGCACGGTCCGTGGCGAAGTGGTCTACTTTGCGATGGGGATTGACGAGGAGGGACAGCGTCAAATTCTCGGGTTTTACGTGGGCGGCCAAGAGAGTTCGAATGGCTGGCGGGAGGTACTCAAAGACCTGTACGACCGCGGAGCGCAGGAAGTCCTGCTGGGTGTGTTTGACGGACTACCGGGGCTGGATGCGGCGTTTAAAGAGACCTATCCTCAGGCAGATGTACAGCATTGCGTAGTGCACAAAGTGCGGGCCACGTTCCCTAAAATCCGGATGGAGCACAAAACTGATGTCCTTGAAGCGTTGAAAACCGTATATACCGCACCGGATGAAGTGGTAGCCCGGGCTAACTTTGATACGGTCAAAGCGAAGTGGAACAAGCTATATCCGAAGGAAATGAGGTCCTGGGAGGAACAGTTATCCACACTCCTGACGTTCTACAAGTATCCGGAATCGATCCGTAAAGCGATCTACACGTCGAACCCCATCGAACGGATGAACAAGGAAATCCGCAAGCGTCTGAAACCGATGAACAGTCTGACGAACATGGATGCGGCAGAGAAAATCGTGTACCTGGAGATGCTGGAATACAATGAACGTCATGCAGGGCGGGTCGCCCAAGGCTTTGGCATGGATGCCGTTAAAAAGAAGCTAAAAGAGCTATTCGAAACACGCTATCCCTCTTTGCCCACACCGGAAGAGACATAG
- a CDS encoding YjcZ family sporulation protein — MGENVGGYGGAFTSTGAILVLFILLVIISKSLWV, encoded by the coding sequence ATGGGCGAAAATGTTGGAGGATACGGCGGAGCTTTCACTTCCACTGGCGCAATCCTGGTTCTGTTCATCCTGCTCGTAATCATCTCTAAATCCCTCTGGGTGTAA
- a CDS encoding ABC transporter ATP-binding protein, with product MLRRFFSYYRPYKKLFVLDFTCAVGAGLLELAFPVAVNKFIDDLLPGQNWSLILIACVALLAIYALNTAMNYIVTYWGHMLGINIETDMRKKMFNHIQKLSFRFFDNNKTGHLLGRITNDLNDIGEVAHHGPEDVFIAVMTLVGAFILMADINLQLAVITFIIVPVMAWVIIYFGRNMTDTYHRLFGNVGNFNARIEDNVGGIRVVQSFANEEFEKELFAVDNQKFRETKLMAYKLMAKSFSVSYMMTRLITVVVMVCGAWFFIKGELEIGEFVAFILLSNVFFRPIEKINAVIESYPKGIAGFKRYLEVIDTEPDIADKRDAVEVASLRGDISFSNVSFGYEADRTVLKEISLKVNAGETIAFVGPSGAGKTTICSLLPRFYDVTGGAISIDGIDIRDMKLNSLRKQIGIVQQDVFLFSGTIRENIAYGRLDAGLEDIWQAARQAHLEELINSLPNGMETVIGERGVKLSGGQKQRLAIARMFLKNPPILILDEATSALDTETEAAIQQSLADLSVGRTTLVIAHRLTTIKNADRIIVVNEDGISEEGRHEELVNAGGTYSRLYQAQYNS from the coding sequence ATGCTGCGTCGTTTTTTCTCCTATTACCGTCCGTATAAGAAGCTGTTTGTCCTTGATTTCACCTGTGCGGTGGGTGCGGGTCTGCTGGAGCTTGCTTTTCCGGTGGCTGTCAATAAATTCATTGATGACCTGCTGCCGGGCCAGAACTGGTCGCTGATTCTGATTGCCTGTGTCGCCCTCCTCGCCATCTACGCCTTGAACACGGCAATGAACTATATTGTCACCTATTGGGGGCATATGCTGGGGATCAATATTGAGACCGATATGCGCAAAAAAATGTTCAACCATATTCAAAAGCTCAGCTTCCGCTTCTTCGACAACAACAAAACCGGTCATCTGCTCGGCAGAATCACCAATGATCTCAACGATATCGGCGAAGTCGCGCATCACGGGCCGGAGGATGTATTCATTGCGGTCATGACGCTGGTCGGCGCATTTATACTGATGGCCGATATCAATCTCCAGCTGGCCGTAATCACGTTCATCATCGTGCCGGTTATGGCCTGGGTCATTATTTATTTTGGACGCAACATGACGGACACTTATCACCGCTTATTCGGCAACGTCGGGAATTTCAACGCCCGGATTGAGGATAATGTCGGCGGAATCCGCGTGGTCCAGTCTTTTGCCAATGAAGAATTTGAGAAAGAGCTGTTCGCTGTGGACAACCAGAAGTTCCGCGAGACCAAGCTGATGGCGTACAAGCTGATGGCCAAAAGCTTCTCGGTCAGCTATATGATGACCCGTCTGATTACTGTTGTGGTGATGGTCTGCGGGGCGTGGTTCTTCATCAAGGGAGAACTGGAAATCGGTGAATTTGTCGCTTTCATTCTGCTGTCTAATGTCTTCTTCCGGCCGATTGAGAAGATCAATGCAGTTATTGAGAGTTATCCGAAAGGAATTGCCGGATTTAAAAGATATCTGGAAGTCATCGACACTGAACCGGATATCGCTGACAAGCGGGATGCGGTAGAGGTGGCTTCGCTTCGCGGGGATATCTCCTTCAGCAATGTCAGCTTCGGGTATGAAGCAGACCGGACCGTGCTGAAGGAGATCAGTCTGAAGGTGAATGCCGGGGAGACCATCGCATTCGTTGGCCCTTCCGGTGCCGGGAAAACTACGATCTGCAGCTTGCTCCCCCGCTTCTACGATGTAACCGGCGGTGCAATCTCCATCGATGGAATCGATATCCGCGACATGAAGCTGAATTCGCTGCGCAAGCAGATCGGAATCGTGCAGCAGGATGTCTTCCTCTTCTCCGGCACCATCCGCGAGAATATTGCCTACGGCCGGCTGGATGCGGGGCTGGAGGACATCTGGCAGGCGGCCCGCCAGGCTCACCTGGAGGAGCTGATTAACAGCCTCCCGAACGGGATGGAGACTGTAATCGGCGAACGCGGCGTCAAGCTGTCGGGCGGACAGAAGCAGCGGCTGGCCATCGCCCGGATGTTCCTGAAGAATCCGCCGATTCTGATTCTGGATGAGGCGACCTCGGCGCTCGATACCGAGACCGAAGCAGCAATCCAGCAGTCGCTGGCCGACCTCTCCGTAGGCCGCACTACGCTCGTTATTGCCCACCGCCTGACAACGATCAAGAATGCCGACCGCATTATTGTAGTTAATGAGGACGGCATCTCCGAGGAAGGCCGCCACGAGGAGCTGGTGAACGCCGGTGGCACTTACAGCCGTCTCTATCAGGCGCAGTATAATAGTTAG